The Apium graveolens cultivar Ventura chromosome 10, ASM990537v1, whole genome shotgun sequence nucleotide sequence ATACCTTCTCTTCCAGCTTCAATTGGTGTTCCTGATCAATGGCAAGCCTGGTTAATGGGAGCTGTTGTTACTGTTGGCCTGCCATTTTTGACCAACAAGTGGGGCCCATTGTTGGGGTGGATGGGTAAGATTCAAATCTCAATTGTTTAGACATTATTTTGTGATTATATGGGCCTAATGTCAGATTTGTATTAAGTTAATTTTGTGTTTAAGCGCGTACCTAGGTGGTTTGAGTGTGATTATGACTAGAGTTTAAAGAATGTTGTCACCTAGATATTTGACACGACATAGTTAGAATTATTATTTTTGAGAAATtcttttttctgaataaaaatatgagatcaaattttttattcacaaaaaaaaaatttcaaaaaaaaattattttaattatatggTCAAACCTGCTAAATCTGTGTTCCAGAAAGTCAAACGTCATATATTAAAAAAGAGGGAGTAGTACCTTTTATAATTTGTCTCATTTTATCTACTCCCTCTATATTTTAACTTTTTTACGCATTTACAAGTGTTTTGACCacatagttaaaataatttttttttaaatctgaataaaagtaataacttaaatttttatttataaaaatataaaatataaaaaaaattaatttaactATGCGGTCGATGCATCTTGAAATGTGTGCAGAAAAGTAAAATAACAACTAAAATAAAACATTTTAACAGAAAAAACATTTCttaattttccgaaaataaaaACGGAATTTAACGATAACTAAGCTGATTGAAACCGGTAATTTAGGTTCTTACCCCTAAAGATCTGAGGTTCAATTTCACCTCAAGCTCGTATTTAAGCAGTGGATTGATGTTCCAGTCGAGaataataagaaaataattttaatatcgaATAAATATAACTAATTTTGACGTATAATTTCACTGATTATACGAAACTGATTTTGAAAAATGTAGAAAAATTAAAAGGAACATTACAGACAGCAGAAAATATAACAGAAGCAGTGGAGGATATGGCCGGGAAAGTTGACAAAATGGTCGAAGAAATGGAGGCCAGCTTGCCAGAAGGAAAGCTCAAAAATGCTTTACATAATGTTGAACTTGCTGCTGAGGAAATTGCCAGGGATGCTGATCGACTTGACCAGTTGATTGATAAGGTAATTTCATTCTACCATGAtcatccccttcatttcttcatttccGTTTCAAAGTTTTGTACGGTATATAGCCTCTGTAGGTTAGTAATCTCGGGATCGggaaattttattaatttatcgagattAGTAATTAACCGGGATGAAATATGTATTTCCTTTATTAAGTTCTGATCAACGgaaattttaaattatttgaaTTTGACAAGAATCAAGTAGCtctaaaatattagaaaaaaattattttttaagaTCTTATATTATTTCCAACAGGGTGTTCATTTTTAAGACATAAATTTAAATTTCGTGCTAGGATAAATTGTGAGAATATTGATATTGGTCATCTTTGCGATATAAATTTGGGTTATGAATTTATTGGGATCGGCAGTGAGTCGAATTTGAATCTCTCGCCGGCTTAGATAGTATGTAAGTAAAGAAACTGGTCGCTCTAAAACCTAAAAAAGTTAATAAGAGATCATTTCCaccatttatattattattataacatGATTATTAATTTATTTAGATTTTGCTATACTAAACTAAAGAAGTTGGAAAAAGATCCTTTCCCcgattttatattattattataacaaaATTACTAATTTATCTAGATTTTTGTTGTACTAAATGTCCATCTTATCCTGGACTTGGTGTTAAAAATATCACAAAAACATATTTCATATGAATAATTTGTTTTTTTACTAATTGTAGAGCCATAGTTTGGATTTAGCGTTACATATTTTACAATTTTAATATTACTAATAAAAATTTAATGTGTGGATTATGTTTGAAGGTTCAAGAAATGGAAGAAAAATTCGAAGATTTGATTGAAGAGGGCAATGAAGTGGCCAAGGAAATAAAAAGCTCCAAAACAGATCTAAAAAATTGAGGAGAAAATTATTATTTGTAGTGTGAAGTAGGACATTCTTGTGAGACGAAAGGCTACTTTATTTCTGGAGTTGTAGcttgttttctttttatttaattGGAATATTCTGATATAATTCTTTTCTTTATGGCATATAATTTATATGTAATTATGTAATTTATAAATTGGAGATGATTTTGAAAATGAATGGGTCGTTCTagtataaaaaatatttaatctTAGAACCaattcaaatttgattttttCTTTTGCTAAGCAGAATATATAAACGGGAGAATTAAAAAAAGTTGTAACATTGACCTTTACAGTATGACAATTTTTTTTTCCGAAGTAAACCCGCAACCGCTACCCTTTTAGGTACGTACCGGAAAACCCCGCGGATTTACGTAATAATCTGGTTTACGTAATAATCTGCAAATCAAGTGAATCAAAATAAATCGCACTCAAGTAACATACTCCGGTTCAGCAGGTATAATCATAAATTACCCTCCCCAGAGATTCGAACCTGTGACAAAGAAAATAATTATCCACTCTTTAACCAACCGAGTCAACCCTTGCGGACGAGTGATTTATCTATGATAAATTTAAGAAAAGATCGAAGATAAAAAGCAAAATGATAACGCACAACCAAATCAGTTACCGAGTTATCTTTTTTGCCACAAATTGAAATTGCATTACTGATTCAAATCAAATCATCGATCATTACATGTAGAAAGTTTGACGAGATATTCCCTGACACCAAGCACGTTCAGCTAATAAACTATAGTTTCTCGCTATAAAGTGAGATACCTTGTTCGCGGAACGTTTGACAAAATTTAACGTAACATTACGTTCTTTTAAATTATCTAACAACCTCCTGCAATCGTCTATCAACCTACCCAAATATGATAAATTGACAGATGAGATAAATTGACAGATGAGCAACGTACTGCCTGCACCTAAGCTATCTGTCTCCACCTCAACTGATGTTCATTCCTTATTCTTCAGCCAACTTAATGTTTCCCTAACACCAAGGGCTTCTGGTAAGACTGAGTCAATATCCCCTTGCTTGCATACTAACTTAGTCTATATTAAACCGCCTACATGGTCTCTAGCAATCAAGGAATAACTGTACCTATTAGGATCTATAAACAATGCAACATCAGTATTGATCTTAACCGTACCTTCCGGTGGTCTCTGTCATTGCTCTCTGCCATCTGACTGGGTCATAAATCCAAGAAAAGTGTCAAATGACCCGTCCTGAGAAATTCTCCATTGATTAAGATATAAAAATGCTGATTCTACAAGTTCCTCAGATTCCAGACCCTTTTGATTTCACACAATGTCATTCCGATTCCTCCATAGAGTCCAGCAGATCATGATCAGTTTCTTCAGATTTGGTTTTGTACATCTCTATATTACCATTTTTAGCCACTGAATGAGTGTACTGCTGTGATGATTATGAATTCCGTATCCTGTGAGTTTCCAACATTGTGCTGCAAAAGGACAAGTTATCAGTGTATGAAGCACCGTCTCCTGTTCTAAGTTGCAGACTGAACAAAAAGGATGCACGTTCACTTTTCTAACCCAGAGCTGTTCCGTTGGAGGCAAGCAATCTGCCATTGCTCCATATAAAATTTTTTACTTTCGGAGGGATCCTCAATCTCCTACTTCGCACCTCCCCATTTCCATTTCCATAGTGTCGATCTCTGTCTGCACTCAAAACTTTATACGCACTCTTGACATTATAATTACCCAACTTCTCTTTATTCCAGAACCATACGTCTTTGTCGTTGTTGTCCAGTGGAATAGAAAGGATCTCATTCGCATCCCTTTCAGAGAATATGTCCTTTATAATGTCGATATCCCATTCCTTTTTATTAGAGATCATGAGAGTTGCAATAGATTTtccttctatttcttcatgaGCAGTTTGTATATAAGGATTTTTCATATAATTCATCCATGGATCATTCTTTATACTAACATTATTCACGTTTCCCACTCTACGAACTGCACATTTCTTCAATAGTACTTGAGATTCGAGAATGCTCCGCCATATATAGCTTGGATTGTTTCCTATCTTAGCTGTGAGAAAGAAATTATTAGGAAAATACCTAGCCTTGAAAAGCTTACTTGCCAAACTAGTTTTATCTGTTAGAAGCTTCCACCCCTTTGTGCCAAGTAGTGATATGTTGAAGTCATACAAGCGTTTAAATCCCATCCCTCTTGCTACTTTGCTTCGACACATTCTTTCCCAGCTCATCCACCTTATACCAGTTTCTTTATTTGGATTTGCCCTCCACCAGAACTACGACATTAAGCTTTCAATATTTGAACATAACTTTTTAGGAATTAGAAACATACTCATGGCATGATTTGGCATTGATTGTCCTACTGTCTTCACCAATATCTCCTTTCTTCCTTTTAATATCGTCCTTTTGTCCCATCCCTCAATTCTGTCTTTCACTGTATTTTTAAGATAGCCTAGAAAAAACTGTTTTATTACGACCCATTATGCTTGGCAGTCCCAGATAAGTAGCATCCTTTTTTGGTTCATTAAAACTCAAGATTGAGTAGATTCTACGTCTCATTTCAGATGGGGTATTCCTACTAAAGAAAGCTGATGATTTATCTGTATTTATCTTCTGGCCCGAGGCTCCTTCAAAGACGTTGAGTAAATGATTAACCTGAATGGCTTCCTCATTTCTTGCCTTGCAAAAAATATATGAGTCGTCAGCAAAAAATATGTGGGATATTATGGGGGCACCACGAGCTACCCGGATACCCTTAATGAGATGCCTACTTTCGTAATTCCTTATCAGTGTTGTAAAAATTTCCATGTAAATTAGGAATAAATATGATGACAAGGGATCGCCCTGGCGTATCCCTCTCCTTGGTTTTATATTACCAAACTGTTGACCTGCATGACAAATCTGATATTCCGCAGAGTATATACACTCCATACATAACCCCACCACTCTCACATTGAAACCGAGTTTAGATAGCATCGCTTCTAAGAAATCTCACTCCACGCGATCGTACGCTTTACTCATTTCAAGTTTCAACGCCATCCATCCTGTCTTGCCCTTTATTTTTTTTCATGTAATGCATAATTTCGTGAGCAATCATAATATTATCCGTTACTAACCTGCCAGGAACAAAGGCACTTTGAGTCTCCGAGATAATATCATAAAGCACATTCTTAATTCCGTTAGCCATCACTTTTAATACTATTTTATATCTCACGTTGCATAAAGATATAGGGCGTAGTTCTGTCATAACCGTGGGGTTTTTCTTCTTTGGAATCAACACGATATTAGTCTCTGCTACATTGTCCATGAACTGTCCTGTAACAAAGAAATTCTGGACCATACTAACAATGTCAGAATCGACTATATTCCAGTATTTCTGATAGAAACCGAGACTCATCTCGTTCGGTCCCGTGAGATTTGTCCGGGTGCATACTAAAAAGAGCTTTCTTCACTTCGTTCACCTCCACTGGAGCAAGCAATAGGTTATTCTGAAAATTAGAGATCTTCGGCTCAACACAGTTAACCACTCCCCCCAGTCAGTACCAGAAGCCTCAAATAACTCATTAAAATACTCTACCATCATTTCTTGCAATCATGTTCCTTAACCAACAGTTTCCCCATTTTTGTTCATCAAGGTCTCGATGCGATTGATATTTCGTCTACTTTTTGCTGATGCGTGAAAGAACCTGTTGTTTTGATCTCCCTCTATTAACCGTAACTGTTTCGACCGTTGTCTCCAAAAATACCTCTTGCTGACTATAGACCTCCGTGAGCAACTTAGACTCCCTTTAATATAGGCTGATCGGTTACCAAGCTATTCAAGTACAATACTTTTCAAGTATTTTTAAGGAACCATTTTGAATTACAAAGTTTAGTTTTAATGTCTTTAAGAATTCCTCGAAGCAGTCTATACCTGCACTTTACTAAGCCTTACTTTTATTAGAGGTGTTTTTATCTATAAATAGGGACTCTGCAAAACAAAGTTCGGAGATGTGGCGGGTTCGGAGATTGATTTTGAGTTCGAAAATCAGGGGCGGGTATAGCACTTCCCGACCCCGAATGACCTGATGATCATCCCCGTAACTATCAAGCACCTTCAGCATAAAAATAAGTAACTGATGATATTAAATAAcaagaaattttaaaaataaatatttggtATTTGAACCCGTATCCGGGTCCAGTCCAAACACATGCCACCCCGACAAGTTTTGCGTAGATACTGGACGCTTTCAAACTGGGCTGATCATCCAATATTTTGGGCTGGACCCAAAACTCAAAACTCCTTAACATAATTGGATCCAATTCTTCTCTCTTAATTTTCTTAGATACATTCCATTGTCTGAGACAGCTGTTGCTTTGTCAAAAACATAAACATGGCCGACACAGAAAAAACCCCATCTCTCTCCGAGGTATTATTCTCCGATCATGTCTTTACTTACATAttttacttacatttaatttgtCTAATTCCATTTATTTtctcttttcttgcatttcaGATTGACTTTGTAATGAACTAGATTTGACTCTTTTATTATCATCTAATTTAATTTGTTTATTCTTTTTAGGATTTGACTTATATAAGTTAGGTGCttaattaaatatatttgagTTAGATTCTTAGTTTTAGTTTGAAGTGAAATACCAATTATTATTTTAGAGAGATGATTTGAAATTGAACTCGATtttagggggagattgttgggccATTGTGCTAGGAAGGGAGATTATTGAAAGCAGTAATTGTGTTTTTTGAATAGGATAAGGGAGGGTTACCTCGTGAAGTACTAAAAGTTGGGAGGATAAATGATTGCTTAGGATTGCTGCGTATTTTAAAACAAGTAACAGAAAGTCGGAGAAACGTTATTTTTTGTCCAAATTGAGCATATTAGTTCCACAATTCGTAGTAGTTTTATGAAAACTTGTTCTTGATTAACATTTAGTTTTTGAAACTTCGGTGTTAGTACATGATTTCTAAAGCTTCGAATGCTTGTTTGTTTGAAAAATAATGGAATTTTAACGACAGGATTTAGAGTTGGTGGAATGTGGGGTTACTATCGATAAATACTACCTACTAACCTTTTATATGGGGTTTGCTTTGATCTCTATCAAGCCCTCTTCTCCCTCCCTTTTATTGTTGGCTCTGGTGGCTATGACCTAGGTTGGAGTGCCGTTAATGTTTTTGGAACTAACCACTAGCCTTGTATTGAGAGAATTTTTAGCCTGCCATTTAGGTTTGCTGTAACCTGTGGGTATGGTTATTGAGGTTAGTTGTTGAGAGCACTTTGATATGTCATTTTAGATTGGACAGTCGGAATGTATGATTTGTTTGCATACAAACTGCGTAGGTAATAAAGGAAGGAGAAATAGGTCCAGGGTAatgataattatttttatattgaaaTTTGATGATATAATATCAGGATCATAATATTTCTGAATGGGCTAAATACTAATAAAACACAGCCAGCAACTGTAAAGATTCCTTACATCATTAGCGAAAATAAAACCCAAGGATAGCTACCACCTAATTTTATAAGATAAAGGATTATATTATTGTCGCTACTTATGTGTTAAGCTACATAGTGTTGATGTTTATGGTCAAGTtatattatttgaaattaaaGCACAGTCTATGCGTGTGTGTTTTCAGCAATATCATCTTGAGAAAGATGAAAAGCTGAATACCGCGACTAAACCAGTGGAAGAAGTTGCGGTATTAGATTCTGCTACTGAAGCTGTAAAGGATGTTGTAGCTGCGGAAATTGACGAATCCTCAGCTACACCTGAAACTGAAAGTAGCAAATCTGTGGATGCTGCTAGTGATGGAAGCAGCGGATCCCCTGATGCTACCTCTGGAGAAAGTAATGAAGCTGGTGAAAGTGTCACTGCTGTCACTAATGAAGAAAGCAGTGAAAATACTGAAGAAGATAATGTAGGCGATCAAGAAGTTGAAGAAACTCCAGAAATTAAGGTTGGCCAGTTTATTTTGTTTCGACCCTTCTACCACTTTGTCATAGCACTTCTACTTTAATATCATCTGACCTCTTCTGGTTGTTAATTATGACTTACCAGCTTGAGACAGCACCAGCGGATTTCCGTTTCCCTACTACAAACCAAAGCAGGCATTGCTTCACTAGATACATTGAATATCATAGGTGAGCCCTTTCTACCTTCTTGCTGAGGACTGAGGTACTTGGTTCTCAGTTCTTTGTTAAGTTAAATTTTTCTATCAGGCTATTTACTATCTTTCTGGTCTGCCTTTATCTTCTCACTTCAGGTGTGTCGCTGCAAAAGGTGAAGGTGCTCCAGAGTGTGATAAGTTTGCTAAGTACTATCGTTCGCTCTGCCCAGGCGAATGGGTATGTGATTTCTTTGTACtcttaataatttttttaaggcTTTCTATAGTGAGTCCTGTTCGTCTATTGAAAATTTGATTATTATGAAAACTTGTGTCAAACTCGCCTAGATATGTATCTAGTCTTATCTCCCAATATCTAAGCTTATCGTAATCAAATGCAAGTGTCTTTCTATCTACATCTTCcacatttttataattttacgTCATCTGATTCCCCAATCTTATGCAACCGGTGTTATCTTGTTATGTTGGACGCAGGTAGACAGGTGGAATGAGCAAAGGGAGAATGGCACCTTTCCAGGCCCCCTATAAGCGATTTACTGCTGCTGAAAAAGCTgagtatattttgctagatgtCATTACATGTGCCTCCTGGATCTGCTGACAACTTGATCAGCACGAGTTAATAATTTGTCATGTAGTTCACTATTGAATACATGTTGCTGCACAAGGGAAATTTGTGCTAGGAAGCAGAAACATAAGACTTCATTTTGCTGTTAACTAGATGCTTTACTGTTTGAAATAGTAAAGGCCGTCCATGAACCAAGAGGGTTCTTGGATTTGTTATAATCTCCAACAAAATTACAAGATACTGATTAGTAAACTGTTGCTCCATAACGCCTATAATATTGGTTCATACTACATGCGCTCTACAGTTTCTTTTGAGTTTTGAATTTCATAACATCCTCAAATATGAAACCTCTAAACGATTAATTAGAAAGTAGTAATTATTTGATTGTAAGATTTTTTCGTATGTTCTCTGGGAGTATACATGTCTACTGCATCAAGGTTGGGAAAAGGTTCCTTTATTTGCAGATTTATGCCTAGAGTATCGTTGAAGCGTATTTTTCATAAAGAGCTTGTTATGTATCATGGTCAGAAGTGTTGAAGCGTATTTTTCATAAAGAGCTTGTTATGTATCATGGTCAGAAGTGTTAATCAACACGACTTTTTATAGTTATTTTGTGTTCTTAAGCAACCACGAGTATTTATAGTTATACTGTGGGAAAGCTGACAGTCCTCTTCCCTGAAATTAAGAAACTTAGGCCAAATATTCCAACATTTATGCAAACTGTAAGCTTTTTTACAATTATATGCATTGCCTAGGCCACATGATAAAGATCAGCTGCAGACTACCACAATCATATCTAACCAACAAATGGTTGGTGCAGTAGGAGAGCTCTTGTCCTTGCAGGAGGTTAGAGTTCGACTCTTGGCGTGTGCGTGtataattaattagcaaaaaaGAAGAAATGTTCTCAAGGGAGATATCTTTATGACAGATGTATAATCTTAAAACTTAAGCAACATAAGAAAAAGTCAATAGAAACATCATAGTATCTTCTTGTTTTGCTGAAATCTCTTGTGAATTTGAAAGATTACCTAATCCTCTAGGCCAAAGGTGAGTGTTGAACATATTATGTGGTGGTCAATAATTATGTAGTTTTAGACAGATTATATAGAAATGGTACTTTGTTTGTTGGGATGTTTTGTAAACAACTCTGTTACATGTTACTGTATAAGTTGGGATGTCAAATTCTTGTAACCAAATTTGTTCTGCTTTCTTATCATCAAAGCAAATGACTACATTGTTTGTAGGTTGCTTTGCTTCaatcatataaaaaaatttagaatTTGTTCTTCCGAAAACCAATGTAAAATGTTCCCCCTAAAAGACGTGCGGAGGATGAGACGTACGTAAACCTTGAGAATGATAAGTTTTGAAAACGGTGAACTATGTATAATACTTTCTCGCTTTTGAGAGTAAGGGCCTGTTTTTTAAGTTCTTGTAATATGTTCCCCTTTGAAGGTCCGTGATAGATGAGATGCACGTAAACCTTAAGAATGATAAGTTTTGAGAACGTAAACCTTGTAATGTATAGACGAATTTATTGTATGATAAATTTAAACATTGGCTTGTTCCGAGGCTCGGAGCAATGTTATAGAGCCCAACGCGTAGCAGGTTACCTAATCAAACGCATACACAGCTTCCCTGCAAACCAATAACCGAATCACCATGGAAAATATATCTTGGCACCAATACTGGGAAGTCCCATGTGATGGGGGCCTAAAGATAGGTTAGGTAGACCGTAGATGCTCCATTTTTTGCATGTAGTGATTTGGCCCTTTAGTTTATGTATGATTACTAACTTTGTAGTACTGTGCTTTACTTTGTTACATGTTGCCCGGTCCCCGTATTTTCCGTATTCTTTGAAGTTATCGTGATCACATAACATGTTATCAAAGTTCGATTTTAAATAAACGGCAGAACTTCAGTTTTAGTACCTTTCCTATTCTCAAATTATTGATTTCTTTATTTGTTTGTtgctactccctccgtcccattttATGTGATTTGGTTTGACTAACACATTTTTCAAGAAATTAAAGATGATTCTGATATGGACCAGAAAAAAAACGTCACGTGAAATGGGACGGAAAGAGTATTATTTGATAACAGATGTCCTACATGTGGAGATGTTGTCATGATCACTTTAATGAAAAGGACATTCATTTTTTTTCAGTAAAAATACCTTTTTTAAGTTACAAAGATTTCCTTAATTTTCTATTACTTCTGATCACTATATATAGGGAACCTCCAGTTCAAAATCATAGTAAACCATCTCCTCTCTTTAAACTTTTCACAATGGCAAGCTCTGTTGCTGAAATTGTGTGTTTAATCTTGATACTATCAACTGCTGTGCCAAGTTTCGGCAAAGATTACACTGTAGGGGACTCATCTGGTTGGGCACTCAGTGTCGATTATGGCACTTGGGCTAGCGACAAAACTTTCAATGTTGGCGATAGCCTCGGTTAGTTCACATTTTTAATTCATTTTCTTGTATACTCAACTCGAATACCAGGCTATAATGTGTTTAATATTTTTTTGTGCAGTGTTTAACTATGGAACTGGGCATACTGTGGATGAAGTAAGTTCAAGCGATTACGGTTCGTGCACTATTGGAAATTCAATTACTACTGACAACACTGGATCGACAACTATCCCTCTGAAAACTGCGGGCAAACATTACTTCATTTGCGGTGTAATTGGTCATTGTAGTGGTGGAATGAAACTAGCCGTGACTGTTGCAGCTGGCGCGGGATCAGCTACTCCCGCGCCAGCTGGTACTTCAGTACCACCCGCGACAGCTGGTGGTACTAGTGCTACTTTTCCAACACCAACTACAACTACCTCAGGCAATGTTCCGGTTTTAGCTAGTTCATCAGGAAGTGTTTCTGCGATCCTAGACATGTTGCTTTGTACTTGTCTTATTTTGATTTCTGAGTTACTAGTCTAGTAATGTGGCCATGCTGAAACCTCGATTTTTCGACAGGCCAGGAGAGAGGCAGTGCCACAGGGCTCTCTAGCTCCTttattttttctatttctctggtGTTTtcttatatttatgaattatgaCTGAGTATCTGGAGTTATATATGTGTTGGACCGTTATATCGGATAATTCTAGATTGCaagtaataaataaaatttgaaaattaaagAGGTATTCCGTTCGTTCGGCAACAAGTG carries:
- the LOC141693693 gene encoding uncharacterized protein LOC141693693; this encodes MATSLVSTTLASTNVNLVPRSRIVYVNSTCHQPIGLHGSVISGKRCSYRRDFNRLPKVIAKSRRNVVVHSSIVPPEVDIPSLPASIGVPDQWQAWLMGAVVTVGLPFLTNKWGPLLGWMEKLKGTLQTAENITEAVEDMAGKVDKMVEEMEASLPEGKLKNALHNVELAAEEIARDADRLDQLIDKVQEMEEKFEDLIEEGNEVAKEIKSSKTDLKN
- the LOC141693541 gene encoding uncharacterized protein LOC141693541, with translation MADTEKTPSLSEQYHLEKDEKLNTATKPVEEVAVLDSATEAVKDVVAAEIDESSATPETESSKSVDAASDGSSGSPDATSGESNEAGESVTAVTNEESSENTEEDNVGDQEVEETPEIKLETAPADFRFPTTNQSRHCFTRYIEYHRCVAAKGEGAPECDKFAKYYRSLCPGEWVDRWNEQRENGTFPGPL
- the LOC141692363 gene encoding blue copper protein-like — protein: MASSVAEIVCLILILSTAVPSFGKDYTVGDSSGWALSVDYGTWASDKTFNVGDSLVFNYGTGHTVDEVSSSDYGSCTIGNSITTDNTGSTTIPLKTAGKHYFICGVIGHCSGGMKLAVTVAAGAGSATPAPAGTSVPPATAGGTSATFPTPTTTTSGNVPVLASSSGSVSAILDMLLCTCLILISELLV